The segment gtagagTCTGATGCAGGGGGGCCGTGCTCAGTTCGCTGAGTcggcattgctgtaacgcgcgtgtgtctacggctgcttcgcaccacgcgacggGTCTGCGACAGGCCGGGGGCCGAGTGGAGCTGAGCTGAGCTGATGGCCGCATGGCAGCGAATGGGCACGGTGGAGCGATTACCTTTCACATTTCCGCATTTCCCCTTTCTATGTCTAAATTTTTGACACTGCACCGATATGGCTGCGATTACCGCCGCTATGGGTGCACTTGCACTTGCGAGTTACACGCAGCCGCACACAGTCAGCCCATTTTACACCTCTCTTTTTGCGTCCACTGCTCACCTTTGCAAATTCCGTTCATCTGgcccgtgcgtgtgcgctgtgATCCAATATGGGTCGCACGAACACGAAAAAGCAGAAGGCGCGGGAGGAACGCCTCAGCAAGCTTCCCCACTCCGAACGACTGGCCAAAAGTGCACTCATCAAGAAGAAGGAAGGCCGCGTGCTCGATGCGGCTGAAAAGCACTCACTGAAGATGTCATCAGAGCACGGTGAGGTTCTCCGCTTGTGGGAGAAGTTGCGCACGATCGAGGAGCGCACGGTGGAGCAGGCTGCCGTGTCTGCCAACAAGAAGATTGCATACGAGCACAAGTATCCCATGGTGGACAAGCTCATACATTTTCTGGAGCCCAAGTTTGCGAGCCTGGTGCGCACGCCTAGCGTGAGCCGAGTGGTGCAGTCGATGATTAAATACGGCTCTGGGGAGCAGGTGGGCACCGTCCTAAAGTGGATCTCGAAGGACTTCTCGACCTACGCAACGGACGCATACGCACATTTTGTGGTTTGCGCGTTGGTGCGCCACGTCCCGCACGAGGCCTACAGCAAACTGGTGACGCACGTGATACCGTCAGTGCCGCAGCTTGTAGCGCACAAATTTGGCATCGAGGTGCTCCACTCAGTATACAGCAGTCGCTGGTGCAGCCCGGCTGATCGTAGCCTCCTCCTGTTAGCTGTGTTCAAGGATAGCGTTGCGGTGATGAAACGGTGGCCGGGTTATCCGGAGATTGAGGAGGTCCTGAAGCAGAACCCGTCGCTTCAGCGGCGCCTCCTCACTCGCCTCTTTGACCTCTGTGACAAGCTGGTGTCGCTGAAAGAGGCCATAGGGTACCCGTTTGTGCAGCGGCTTGTTGGCACCTACATACGGTGCGGCACACGTGAGGAGGTGAGCGAGCTATGTGACACGCTACGCCCGCACATTGCCGCTATTTCGGTCACCCGGGAAGGCGCCCCTCTTgcctccctcgccttctccttGACGGATCCAAAGAAGCGCAAGGAGGTGCTTCACAACTTCAATGCACAGCTGGGTGAGCTCAGCACCAGCAAGTACGCGGCACCGGTCATTGCTCGCCTGTTTGACCTCCTGTACGACGCGCAGATGCTGAAGAAGTATGTTGCGAGCGACCTAGCGGAGCACATTGGGCAGGTAGTCAACAGCCCTTATGGCTACCAGATCCTTATGCACTTGCTCACTCCGCACGAGGAGCGCAAGCGGAAATTCCTGCTGCCCCATTGGCAGGCGCACAACCTCTTCTCCATGGAGAATAAGGAATGGAACCACCACACGTGGCTGACGTCGGCATTTGTGCCCGAGACTGTAGAGATCTGCAGCAAGCCTGCTGTCACGTCCCACatcgcagcgctgccgatgctGGTCAAGGCATTCCTGCGGTATGCCACCGACAGCGCCAACGACGCTAAGCTGAACCGTCACCATGCCGCGCTTATCGCACGCGAAATTCTGCACGTGGTGCAGAACGAGCCGCTCTATAAGACTGCAATTCAGCTTTCGGCTGAtgaggagcaggagctgtTCAAGATGGCTCCCGCACATGGCAAGCGAGAGCGTGAGGACGCaacggaggaagaggaggagtgtgCCATTGCCTCAGCAAAGTACTCCAGGCATGAAAACGGCAGGCAGAAGGTCGCAGGGCTCACTTCAACTGACTTGAGGAAGAAGATGAAGGCGCCAGGGGTCACCTCAGTGGCTGCCGCACCCAAAGGCAGACGAGTCAAGAAGGATGCTAAGAAAAATACGAAGGTTCAGACCTCCGCTGCATGAGCGATGGGTGCGcctccctgtgtgtgtgtgtgtgcgtcggAGAAGTGTACCCGCTGTAATATGACTAATGAAGTGGGTGTGCGTAGGTGCTTTCACCTCcccgggggtgggggaggcgaggagaGTGGGGGTAATGCGTGAGTAGGGGTccactctcttcctctctccctctaaAAAAGTGGGTAGTGCGAGGGCGCCCTTGTCCTGGGTGCAGTGGGGCTCATTGTTCGAGGAAGGCTGTGGAGACCATGGCGGTAGCGAGCGCCAAAGTAGGAAAAGCGCTCCTCCATAGGTCCGCTGTTCTTccctgccctctcctcctacTGACGCGTTCGCTCGCCTGTGGACGCGTGCCCGCGGGCGAGCCAGTCGAGTAACTCGGTTTGTTTCTTCATTCCTGTTGGCCGTTACTCTTGAACCCCTCAAGCCGAGGGCTAAGGAAAACGCGAAATAAAGGCAGCTAAAGCTCGAACAACCGCCACGAGTCTGAGAAGTGTAAGAGAGGAGACACTCGTTGATTAGTGAGCTGAGGGCGCTACCtccactcacacacgcgcgtgcatgcACATCTGCAAAGGGAGGGATGCTGTGTCGTACCCCCAACCCTTCGTCGCAGTGAAGAGTAGTCgacacgtgtgtgcgtccacgcagctgctcgatATGCATAAAGGCAGTGCTTTCCCGTGCGACATGATTTCACGCATTGGGTAGAGGGAGATCGCTCGCTTTGTGTTGCCACGAAGGCGCCCCCTCAAAGTTCTGAAAGATGAGTGCAACGTAGCTCCACGTCTGCTTCATGTATCCTGCCCGAGCTACTTATCCATGGGAAAGGGACGGGTAGTGGGAGTGGCACTTCCTTGTGCCACGTCGACAAGCACCGTGGCCGTACCTCTTTGCCTCTCGCACCCTAACCTACCAAtgtctgctgctctccacccCTACTTCCTCTGCAGCACTTACTGCTCATGGTGGCGCGGTCCTCATCTCCCACCCATGGACCATCAAGCTGTACTGTACAACTGATATCGCGGTGAGTGGCCGTcattctctttctctccctgccatTCGATAACACAGTGTttgtccctccctccctttccagAGTCGGCGCGCCAACAAGGACACCAAGCGCGCTCATTCCTGCTACAGGATCCACAGAGGCCAGCCTACGTgggcacagctgcgcataAACGTCAGGGTGGATCTGCACTACGCCCACAGAAGGCTCTACGCTGTCCTTCCTCTTTATTTGCGTATAGCGGTGTGAACCTTCTTGGCATGCCGAGCAAgttcctgcggctgctcttCGCCGGTGCGCCGggtgtggggaaggggacTTACTCCAGtcgcgcagccgcgtcgCTTGGCTGCCACGTTGTCTCCAGCGGGGACCTTCTGAGGAAGGAGGTGGCTGAGGGCACGGCGATTGGCAAGCAGGTGAAGGACTTGATTGAAAAGGGCGTCTTTGTTCCTGATGAGCTCATCGCAAAGATGATGGTGCAGCACATCGCCTCGCTGTCAGCTGACAAGGAGTGCCCAAGTGGGTACATCTTGGACGGGTACCCGCGCAACATCTCGCAGGCAGAAGCGCTGTGGTCGTCTGGGGACATCAAGATCGACCACGTTATCAATCTCACTCAGCCCCGCAACGTGATCATCAAGAAGCTCTCGTCACGCCGCTCTTGCCCAGACTGCGGGTTTGTGTACAACCTCGCCTCTATCGACGAGGGAGGGATTAAGATGGACCCCCTCAAACCCAAGGTGGATGGCGTGTGCGACaagtgcggctgcacgaAGCCCCTCATCACTCGCAAAGACGATGAAATCGAGGTTGTGACGAAGCGTCAGGACGAGTACAGCGCCGTGGCGATGCCGCTCCTGCGCTTTTACAAGGAGAAGGGTGTCTTACACGAGTTCCCGGTACTGGGTGGTACAACGGTGTACTTGCCGATGCTGCTCGAGCTCATCTCTGCGTTGGGCTAGTGTGCGTGTATTGTGGGCGTGTGGCGTTTTTCTTCGCTCATATCGCAGAAgatcgtctctctctctctttcgttctaCTGTTGCGTGTGCGGCTACATCTAGGCGCTTTTTTTCACCACGCTAGCGCCGCTTCTTCAGTTCTTGTGCctgcttgtctctctcttcgttgtCCCTACAACCCCCTCTCGGAtattctccttttctctcctctacGCCTGTTTTCATCTCACGCACATTgtcgcacagctgcacagATGTAAAACAGCGCGTCTGCCAGACGCAGTCGGAGGTACGCTGTCGGAGCGACCGCAGTTCTTGCGGCGCACTGTTGAGAGAAAAAACAGAGCATCTAGGCGACGCGGGACTCTCTTGTCTGCACCCCGGCTCGCGTCACTTTCTCCCCGCTTGTGGGTGGTTCACTCTTGAGTGCCGCGTCAATACACTACGCGGGCTTAACGCAGCGCCTTCGCCAGAAGGCAGCCGTCAcaagggtggtggtggtctgAAGACCTACATGAACTTCTGTTCTCAGCGCGCACTGCGCGGGTTTCTACAGTTGCGCAGTTGGAGTGCACCAGGGCCGgctcctccttcaccgccTCTGTCGTGCTTTTTTACTTGTCGTTTCTTTCGCCTCATTTCTTCGCTGTGTCTCTTGCCGTTCCCACGAGTGATTGGGTTACGCGCTCTTCGTCTCTTTCTGTTGGCGTATTTTGTATCCCCAGCGCAGCTCTGTCCGCACACCCTCACTCTGTCAGCCGCTGAGTGTGATCTCTCGACTTCTCGCTCACTCGATTCAGCGCtgttctcccctctcttcttctccccccccccccactcacTGCACCGTTTTTGCAATGCCACCGGGCCGAAAGTTAACTTCCCGCGCCAAGTCGCGGTCCGCTTCGCAGTCTTCACGGAAGTCGTCTCCGCG is part of the Leishmania braziliensis MHOM/BR/75/M2904 complete genome, chromosome 25 genome and harbors:
- a CDS encoding putative adenylate kinase — protein: MPSKFLRLLFAGAPGVGKGTYSSRAAASLGCHVVSSGDLLRKEVAEGTAIGKQVKDLIEKGVFVPDELIAKMMVQHIASLSADKECPSGYILDGYPRNISQAEALWSSGDIKIDHVINLTQPRNVIIKKLSSRRSCPDCGFVYNLASIDEGGIKMDPLKPKVDGVCDKCGCTKPLITRKDDEIEVVTKRQDEYSAVAMPLLRFYKEKGVLHEFPVLGGTTVYLPMLLELISALG
- the PUF8 gene encoding putative pumillio protein 8, coding for MGRTNTKKQKAREERLSKLPHSERLAKSALIKKKEGRVLDAAEKHSLKMSSEHGEVLRLWEKLRTIEERTVEQAAVSANKKIAYEHKYPMVDKLIHFLEPKFASLVRTPSVSRVVQSMIKYGSGEQVGTVLKWISKDFSTYATDAYAHFVVCALVRHVPHEAYSKLVTHVIPSVPQLVAHKFGIEVLHSVYSSRWCSPADRSLLLLAVFKDSVAVMKRWPGYPEIEEVLKQNPSLQRRLLTRLFDLCDKLVSLKEAIGYPFVQRLVGTYIRCGTREEVSELCDTLRPHIAAISVTREGAPLASLAFSLTDPKKRKEVLHNFNAQLGELSTSKYAAPVIARLFDLLYDAQMLKKYVASDLAEHIGQVVNSPYGYQILMHLLTPHEERKRKFLLPHWQAHNLFSMENKEWNHHTWLTSAFVPETVEICSKPAVTSHIAALPMLVKAFLRYATDSANDAKLNRHHAALIAREILHVVQNEPLYKTAIQLSADEEQELFKMAPAHGKREREDATEEEEECAIASAKYSRHENGRQKVAGLTSTDLRKKMKAPGVTSVAAAPKGRRVKKDAKKNTKVQTSAA